The genome window CATTCCGATCGATGGGATAAAATTGGAGATCACGTGCCTGGGAAAACGAAAGTACGACAATATTTATTCTAATATGTTATTGATTGGGtattgattattttcatcCACTAGGAAGAGTGCATGTTACGTTTCAAATACCTGACTGAACTATTGAAGAAACAGAAAGAATTAGCGTGCGCCAATAATATAGAGAGCGAAAAACTGGAACCTACAGACTGAAATTCGTTaaggtattttttataactcaaATTTACGGCACCAAATGTTCCTTGAAGTATATGAATTAAACAGAGTTTATTTCAAGTTgtgttttgcatattttttcgTGATGTTTGAACGTTCaaaatgcacaaaaaaaaactccatAATGGAAGCATTCGTTAATTATGACAATTCACGTATTAAGTTATTAGGAGAGGATAGTATGATTGTTTTTAACTTTACAATcctgtttatattttataaaataggAATAATAAACATATCACAATAATACACAATTTTcagttacaaaaataaatagaagaTTCAACAAAAGTAACTacagttttttaaagtaaatataatattttggaTAATGAAGGAATGCCTCAAACGGGAATCAGAGCTGCTTCTGATCGTCAATGAAGTCGTGAATTGTTGCTTATTCGTACACAACATAtagtttttcaaacaaatgCCAATGGGGATTTAAGATAATATTTCTTCGATGATCTTTTATCTGCTATCAAAACACCTAAAACCATCTCGActcatttaatgaaaattttagtatttgGCAACATAGTTAACATATTTTGCTACAAAATCACTGAACATTTGAAATACCTTGAAGGCGAAAATAATGAGTTATTAGTTTTCGTTATTGGATGAGCCATTCGGCTAAATGAACTCACAATATTCCTGCAACTTGAAATTACCTTGAGTTCAGGTCTGGTTCCCTTGACATTCCATATTTCTATCtaaatttgtctaaaaatattcctaaaaaaatatcgtaaaaactcaatttttgaattacaatTCTTATGCTCATAAGATACTAGAACAACGATGAGTATATTTTGACAACATTTATTATCTGGTTACCtaaacaatacaaattttcaaaaccgaTTTCTCAATATCGAACAATGGTTGTTTACAGTTTTAGAACAGAAACAACGCGGAGCTATCGGTAAGTGGCGTTCTAcatatttccattaataaacgagcattctaataattattattgtagcACATTAAAGCTGCCTTATACTTAAACGTTACAAATTTATACACCAAGTGTTGAGTTTACAAATTATTAGTTGGTATATAAGCATATTTCTGATATGAATTTTAACAATGGCTACAAACTATATCACATATAGAGAGTATTCTTACTATAATACCTTAAGACTTAAAAAGACAGCCCTTAATTATCATGTTAACATATCCGACCATTCAATAATCCCGCCATCACGTTCTCATTTATTTGCATTCATCCACAATGAAGAATTGTTTTAGTCGTCAATATGTAAAAACGACAAAGGAAGCAACTAAAGGATAAACCCATTGCCTCCCATTCTCCATTATTACactttcttttcattttattcacCTCAAATTTCTTCATAGAGATTCTCGGCAAATAATGTCCGAAGATATGTTAACAAAGACTATTAATCGCTGTGTAATGgatttaaaaatcactttgaGCTTTAACAGAATGTATTGTCAATGCTGGGACTAATAATTGAACCCCGTTTTCTTGACTAGATGCTATTATTAATGCGCGGCGTATATTAACAAGcgatgtaaataaataatttgaaatatatatCTTAACATGCCTACTAGAACCTAGAATCGAAAATGGATATCGTGCAGTGGTACTGGTACCCATATATGTAGGCTTTTTGGTCACTCTCCTGTCTATTCCTTCCACTCAGCTCTATGTTATATATTTATGCCAACAAAGAACCATTTAATTTCATGTCAACGTTGGTACTAGACTGTCAATTGGttgattatcaaaattttttgttagacATAGAATATACCGTTAATTAAACTTTGTTGGTTTCATAGTTCAAATGGATTGCAAAATCTATACCAGGAATTCAGGGGAAGGAAAATTGCTGTTCTTTTCTCATTTGGGTAACCAACAGACTACTACTAcacttaataattattgaaaataatagaaaaaaaatatacctATGTATGTAAAAATACTTCAAACTCTTTTTGACGGATTGGTGACTTAACAACACAATGGGAATATGTATAAAATCCTAATAAACTCTCTATCATAACATAAACGGTATTGTTCgtctactaatttttttaatttcacgcgacatgatattgaaaaaatcatggaaattgtttataaatatttaagacatttactttgaataatttatactTATTGACTTAAAAGTCCGAAAAGTCTATTATTATGATACGAGACAAATCAACATTAACGTGTACTCTTAATATGACCTACCGGACATGTTTcggattaaattttatttcatactgTGTTAATACATTGTGATtcctatttcttttttcattttcgttaATCGTTATacgacaattttaaaattttactggGTACCGGTACATGTACTACTTGTTGCCAGTACCGTACTTTCTGGCTTAATGATGCAATGTCCAGGATTGAAATTAATGGCGTTAAGTTGTATCCTCCGGACAGTATGaaacaaatacaattttttaagtgatGTAAAGGCAATTTTGTATAGtcaattcatttaaaacatgtaaaagatcattttaaagtttccTGTTAAACTAGATGATATATGTATACCTGGTGTACGATATTTGCTGTTAATTTATCTTTTCAAAGCTCTTTGTGACATTACGCCGAAATTTGGTGCAATGTGTTGTGATGTACCTATTATATTATGCATAACCTTCGCAAACTTGTTCTTTACAAACTTCTCCATTTTTCCTTCCATTTAGTATTAGCCATTTTTTCAATCCCTCCCTGTACATCTTTCCTCCAAATTTCCACTTAATATCACAAAAGGTTTTCAAGAACTGATTCGCCTTGAAAATCtataaatattgtatataataatatcCCTATTTCCGTTTTCTTGACATACTGGCAGTACAATATTAATGCACACCATCTATGTAAATTATAAccactttcaaatttaaagcaTAAAGGAATTAATACATTCGGGTATCCACGATAGGGAAAATGCGGATACATCTAAATTATCGATGTAACTTTTTCGACACAACAGACGAACTTAGAATCaacatttcataatttttatggtTTGGGAACCAGTTTTTCACGTCCATCCAATTAgatgtataattaaattaactttgaaATGTTAACACAAGCCTGAAAACTGTAAACCCTTTGAATGTTAAAGATCATTTTAAaccaaataacaaaaaaagaagCGCTTTGTTCTTGCCAACAAAACAGCAAGTTTAATTAGAATCGGTGATAAGgcttaattaacaaaaaaaaattttaaaactttgacaccctgtttCTTAAAAACGAAGCAAGTTGAGACATAACCTCCTTTTccatcaaattaaaattaccttttctttttaataagttCACAATAATTACAGTAGAGTGTATCAACTTAAACAATACCTTTAAAAGAGTTAACATTTTCGCCTACGTTGCGCAATAATCATTATGACGTCAGTTCATTTCTGTACTGGCTAAAGGGACACCCACAAGAGAAACGGTAAGATTCTTTACGTGGGTTTGCCAGGTAGAACTCAATTGGAAGAATTTGACTCCATTAAATTCAACTCCGTCAATGtatactaaaataatttaaaacaaaattttaaattgaacttcTCGGATGACCCTATGGGttacattaaatttagaaattaatgcaatttaatggAAACACATCAAACGATTTAGATACATAGTTTTACTTACCACGCAATGGTGTGGTGTGTGAAGCGCGAGCGGAGCATATTAGTCTTGATACACCTTCCACATTTTGGCTTCGAGGTTCAGTCtctttttccttttccttctttttaCCTAATCTCAtaactgcaaaaaaataaatctcccCTAGTTCTAATGTATTCAAAGAGGTGCTACgtgtttacttttttgtttcttctcCTTGTTGGTCATGTGCATGTTTACACAGAGACCAGAGGTGCTAGTGGGTGAAGCTTGCAGTCCTCGAAATATTCCTTTCAAAGAAGTTTTACCATCTTGTTTGGCTTTatccttttctttttcagtCTGTAAATACAACCATGGTTGAGATATGTTTCAGTGTAAACATTATCAACTTCAACTGATGACTTACTTAGAAGCTATTGTaactattcaaaaaattattataaaatcaattattaactTCTATTAcctttataatattttcattcaattttggCATTTGCCAGTAGTCGATCTGCAATTCGAGCGGTTCCCAGGGCGAATCCCGAATTTGAACATTGGGAGATGAAGGTGGTGTGATCGATGGGGCTGGCGGACTAGAACAAATGTCATCCATGTCGACTGATGCTGAGAGAGTACTCTCTGCAGGACCAACTCTAACTTCCTGAATATATAAACCCGTTTAGATGTCGTGGTTAACCCCTTAAAaccgaaatatttaagttGTTTAAAAGCAGTATACCTACGTGAATAAACGGAATGAATAATTGACTAGTCTCGTCATAACACGTGAGCATGGCCTCGGCAATTGGCAGATGAGCTAATGGGGCAGCACAAGCTGGCACAGAGATGTACcgaattattctaaaaaaatagtgtaccaatcagaaaataaatatatagtATTAAATAACGTATAACATACTTCTGGGAAAGTTCCTCTATTTTCGGTTCAACCTCAGTGGTAAACAAAGCCATATACACGGCATCAAGTGTGGCCAGATGTTTACTGATACCACAGGCACCCAAAGATACGATATATACCCTAGTATATGTTAACCATTCGGACGGCTTACTCGACAAAATCTCCACAAAAGGGCGGACGAACCAGCCGATTAACATATCTCCACcaataagtaaaattttcaaagggTTCGATGGTTTGACACAACTGTTAcagctaaaaaaaaaacaacaaatgtgatgaaaatattttaaacagaaataatAGTCATCGCAAACATGAAGTTACATTTCCACAGTTTTACTGCGGTCAGTTTTTATAATCACTTATCATTATTGATTTATCTAGGGAGTATACACAACAGTAACTTACTATTTGTGAATTTTGGTGAAGAGAGCAGTAAGAACCGCTTTAACTTCAACTCCGGATGTGGGTTGAAATATTCTGAAGGTACTGTGATGAGAGGATAGTCGATTTGAGATGGATGAGGCGATATTTTCAGGACCAGAGATCAGTGACACGCATTCAGGAAGGGTGTTTTCTTCAGGAGGTAGTAACCTTGAGATTTGGTCTAGGAAGCCTTTCCGTACCTGGAACACCGTGATTAGGTATAATACAATTAAGGGAGTAAAAAAACTcgaagaatatttatttattaaaaaaaaggaaatatttaccATCACTTCTTGAGCGGGTGCTTCAACACTGACGCAAAGAGAGTTCTTTTTTTTCGCCAACGAAGCTGAAGTCCTAAATAATTTGGACTTCTTTTCATTTAGTTCTTGTACAACATTGCATAGTTCGTTGTCTACCTACattcgaaaattaaatatacatatataactTAAAAAGAACGTTATAAATAAGTAAGTACAATCAATTAGAAAACAAAGGTCATTGATCGAATAGTTTTTATatgttaaattcttttaattgaattgCCCCTCGTTTGTCATTTTCTTACATAAATGTacacacaaatacaaaaaacaaattacacaAAGCACAACAAAAGACTTACGAATGACTTCTTTGCGTTCCCAGATTGATCTCTGGGAGGAGATCCTGTTTGCGGATCACTTTGGGCCTCTGGATCCGTAGCACAAGCATCGGCATTGCCGTCACTGCCCGATGCTGCTTTTTCATCACCTACCTATAAAacagtaatatatttttgacagaaaatgTGCTATCTAatgttcttattttaaaatagtaaatttggtaaaaattaaaaaaggctATAAGCATTTTTAGAGGAATACTAAATCCTATGCATTCATACTAACCTTATCTGCTTCAATATAGGGGATGTTAGTTGAGTCAAGTAAACTTTTACTACTGCTAAAAAATGGACGCAAACTTGGCTTTGGTGTACTGGATATGGACATGGTATCTTGTTCAGCACCAGAATCTTCATCACAGCTTAATGACTCCAATTCATGAAATAAAGCTTGAATATCACTAGGATTATCGAGATCTCCAGCTCTTCCACCTGAAACAAATCAAAGAAAACCCTACTAAATTGCAATagttattttaacataaatctAATCTATCATTAGACGTTTTAACAcaagaataaaaacaataaaaagtaCCTTCAGAATCAGGAA of Euwallacea similis isolate ESF13 chromosome 3, ESF131.1, whole genome shotgun sequence contains these proteins:
- the KrT95D gene encoding phosphofurin acidic cluster sorting protein 1 gives rise to the protein MSEKPIKTLTGAGASVPNKMRLYATWVDRTPSNCIPRLCTLTLTRLQILRPLGSDITSISIAVKMHSSKRTLRSNELSIPPNGLLDIPLDVTFCLQYPHFLKREGNKLHILLQRRKRYKNRTILGFKTLAEGVIRMDQVLQKPLDLELELSNEGGGKDKVIGPCARLYIVQVSSTPVDQQDQKADREHDFSDEEDEISSLEEEAGDLSDCEPIRTKLPHTRHNLKQRFVSLLRRFRVPDSEGGRAGDLDNPSDIQALFHELESLSCDEDSGAEQDTMSISSTPKPSLRPFFSSSKSLLDSTNIPYIEADKVGDEKAASGSDGNADACATDPEAQSDPQTGSPPRDQSGNAKKSFVDNELCNVVQELNEKKSKLFRTSASLAKKKNSLCVSVEAPAQEVMVRKGFLDQISRLLPPEENTLPECVSLISGPENIASSISNRLSSHHSTFRIFQPTSGVEVKAVLTALFTKIHKYCNSCVKPSNPLKILLIGGDMLIGWFVRPFVEILSSKPSEWLTYTRVYIVSLGACGISKHLATLDAVYMALFTTEVEPKIEELSQKIIRYISVPACAAPLAHLPIAEAMLTCYDETSQLFIPFIHEVRVGPAESTLSASVDMDDICSSPPAPSITPPSSPNVQIRDSPWEPLELQIDYWQMPKLNENIIKTEKEKDKAKQDGKTSLKGIFRGLQASPTSTSGLCVNMHMTNKEKKQKIMRLGKKKEKEKETEPRSQNVEGVSRLICSARASHTTPLRVYIDGVEFNGVKFFQLSSTWQTHVKNLTVSLVGVPLASTEMN